A window of the Cellvibrio sp. pealriver genome harbors these coding sequences:
- the lepA gene encoding translation elongation factor 4 has product MTDLSHIRNFSIIAHIDHGKSTIADRFIQMCGGLSDREMEAQVLDSMDLERERGITIKAHSVTLHYNARDGKTYQLNFIDTPGHVDFTYEVSRSLAACEGALLVVDAGQGVEAQSVANCYTAIEQGLEVIPVLNKMDLPQAEPDRVAQEIEDIIGIDATEAVRCSAKSGMGMQDVLEELVRLVPPPVGDVDAPLQALIIDSWFDNYLGVVSLVRVKQGTLRLKDKIITKTIGKAQIVDGVGVFSPKPTQLKELKAGEVGFVVAGIKDIHGAPVGDTITHAHTPEVEALEGFQKIKPQVYAGMFPISSDDFEDFREALAKLTLNDASLFYEPESSDALGFGFRVGFLGMLHMEIIQERLEREYDLDLITTAPTVVFEVVKRGGEVIYVDNPSKLPDPGSIEEMREPIVEANILVPQEHLGNVITLCIEKRGVQKDLQFTGSQVSVRYELPMNEVVTDFFDRLKSVSRGFASLDYSFVRFQAASLVRLDVLINSEKVDALAIIVHRDKAHGMGRSLTEKMKELIPRQMYDVAIQAAIGGQIVARSTVKALRKDVTAKCYGGDATRKKKLLEKQKAGKKRMKQVGSVEIPQAAFFAVLKIDS; this is encoded by the coding sequence GTGACTGACCTGAGCCATATCCGTAACTTTTCCATCATCGCCCACATTGACCACGGTAAATCCACCATCGCCGACCGCTTCATCCAGATGTGCGGCGGCCTGAGTGACCGTGAAATGGAGGCGCAAGTCCTTGATTCTATGGATCTGGAACGCGAGCGTGGCATTACCATCAAGGCGCACAGCGTAACCTTGCACTACAACGCTCGCGACGGTAAAACCTACCAGCTCAACTTTATTGACACCCCCGGCCATGTGGACTTCACCTACGAGGTGTCCCGCTCGCTGGCAGCTTGTGAGGGTGCATTGTTGGTGGTAGATGCCGGACAGGGTGTAGAAGCCCAGTCAGTTGCCAACTGTTACACCGCCATCGAACAAGGCCTGGAAGTGATTCCGGTATTGAACAAGATGGATCTGCCCCAGGCAGAGCCAGACCGCGTGGCGCAGGAAATTGAAGACATTATCGGCATCGATGCTACTGAAGCCGTACGCTGTTCAGCCAAGTCCGGTATGGGCATGCAAGATGTGCTGGAAGAGCTGGTGCGTTTGGTTCCCCCACCAGTGGGTGATGTTGATGCCCCGCTACAAGCGCTGATTATCGATTCCTGGTTCGACAACTACCTCGGCGTCGTGTCTTTGGTGCGCGTGAAGCAGGGCACGTTGCGCTTAAAAGACAAGATTATTACCAAGACAATCGGCAAAGCACAGATTGTTGATGGTGTAGGTGTATTCAGTCCTAAACCGACCCAATTGAAAGAGCTCAAGGCCGGTGAAGTAGGTTTTGTCGTTGCCGGTATCAAAGATATTCACGGCGCACCTGTGGGAGATACCATCACCCATGCGCACACACCGGAAGTTGAGGCGCTGGAAGGCTTCCAAAAGATCAAGCCGCAAGTGTATGCCGGTATGTTCCCGATCAGCTCCGACGACTTTGAAGATTTCCGCGAAGCCTTGGCTAAATTGACCTTGAACGATGCCTCATTGTTCTATGAGCCCGAGAGTTCGGATGCATTGGGTTTTGGCTTCCGTGTCGGATTCCTGGGCATGTTGCACATGGAAATCATCCAGGAGCGCTTGGAACGCGAGTACGATCTCGATCTGATTACCACAGCACCCACAGTAGTGTTTGAAGTAGTGAAACGCGGTGGTGAAGTTATTTATGTTGATAACCCGTCCAAATTGCCAGATCCGGGTTCCATCGAAGAAATGCGTGAGCCGATCGTGGAGGCGAATATTCTTGTTCCGCAAGAGCATTTGGGGAATGTGATTACGCTGTGTATCGAAAAACGCGGCGTGCAAAAAGATTTGCAATTTACCGGCTCACAAGTGTCTGTGCGATACGAGCTGCCAATGAATGAAGTGGTGACCGATTTCTTTGATCGCCTTAAATCCGTAAGCCGTGGTTTTGCATCGCTTGATTATAGCTTTGTGCGTTTTCAGGCGGCGAGTCTGGTGCGTTTGGATGTATTGATTAACAGCGAAAAAGTAGACGCATTGGCGATTATCGTGCATCGCGACAAAGCCCATGGTATGGGGCGCTCACTCACCGAAAAAATGAAAGAATTAATTCCTCGTCAAATGTATGACGTTGCTATTCAAGCCGCAATTGGTGGGCAAATCGTTGCGCGCTCTACTGTAAAAGCCTTGCGGAAGGATGTAACAGCCAAATGTTATGGTGGCGATGCAACACGTAAGAAAAAGCTGTTGGAAAAGCAAAAAGCAGGTAAAAAACGCATGAAGCAAGTGGGTAGTGTTGAAATCCCTCAGGCTGCTTTCTTTGCTGTATTGAAAATTGATAGTTAG